From the genome of Rhodohalobacter sp. SW132:
TTCCAGTCGAGCGTGGAGCCGGGGCTTTTTGTGGGTCTTGGGGAGACTACCCGCGTGGATTCGCTGGTGCTGCGCTGGCCGGACGGGCAGACCAGCCGGGCGGCAGACCTGGAGCTGCCGGCCCGGATTACCCTGCGCCAGGCGGAGGCTGAAGATCGTCCGGCCCCGCCACCGGGCCTGGCCGTACTTCCGGGCGATTTCCAGAACCTGCAAGTGTCCGAAGCGGAGCGGAGGTCCTGGCAGCGTTCGGGGGCAGAGGACCTGAAAGAGTTGAGCGAATGCGAAACCTGTAAGAGTCCGGATATTGGGGCGGAAATTCATGACACAGACGCTGACAGGACCCCGGAAAACGCGGGGGCGCTTTCAGGTCAGCGTTCGGGGCCGGAGGCTCATTCATCCGACTCTGGCAGGAACGCAAAAGAGCGTGCTCTGCCAGGTCGTCCGTTGCTCCAGCCTGCGGAACTCCCTCCGCTGAGCGACCGGGCCCACGAGCGCTACCCCTACAGCGACTTCACCCGCGAGCGGCTGCTGGTGCACATGCGCTCGTCGGAAGGCCCGGCCCTGTGCACCGGGGACGTGACGGGCAACGGGCAGTCCGATGTCTACATCGGCGGGGCGCGGGGGCAGTCCGGGGCGCTCTACCTGCAGGATGGCGGCGGCTTCCGCGAGCAGACCCCGGCGTCGCTCACCGGCGACGCCGCCTCAGAGGATACCGACTGCGCGCTTTTTGACGCCACGGGCAACGGACACCTTGACCTGTACGTAGCCAGCGGGGGCAACTCCTTTTCGAGCAGCTCCTCGGCGCTGATGGACCGCCTGTATTACGGGGACGGCAGCGGCGGGTTTGAGCGATCAGGCCAGGTCCTGCCGACCCGGAGCCGGTATGTAAGCAGCTCGACGGTTGCGGTGGGTGACCTGACGGGCAACGGGCACGCGGACCTGTTCGTGGGCGAGCGGCTGCGGCTGTTTTCGGTGGGCCTGCCGGCGGGCGGCTACCTGCTGGAGGGCGACGGTCAGGGGCAGTTCCGGGACGTGACCGGGCAGTGGGCGCCGGAGCTGGGCGAACTGGGGATGATCACCTCCGCGGTGTGGACCGACTGGACGGGCGACGGGCGCGATGACCTGGTGATAACCGGCGAGTGGATGTCCCCGAAGGTGTTTGCCAACCGCGGAGGCCGCCTGGAGAACATCAGCGCAGACCTGGGCCTGGAGGAAGTAACCGGCTGGTGGAACGCGGTGCATGCAGCTGACCTGAGCGGGAACGGCCTGCCGGACCTGGTGCTGGGCGGCCACGGGCTGAACTCGCAGTTTCGCGCAAGTGAAGAATCCCCGGTGCGGATGTGGGCGGGCGACCTGCAGGGCAACGGGATGGTGGAGCAGCTGCTGAGCATGCCGCGGGAGGGGCGCGACTACCCGGTGGCGCTGCGCCACGATCTGATTGATGAGATTCCCACGCTGCGGGAGGCCTACCCGGACTATGCGAGCTACGGAGGGCAGACGGTGCAGGATGTGATCGAGGCGGGCGGGCTGTCGCCATCGGTGGAGCTGCAGGCTGCGGAGCTGGCCAGCGTGGTGGTGTGGAATGAAGGAGGCGGGCAGGTGCGTGTGGAGCGACTGCCGCTGCGGGCGCAGCTGTCGCCGGTGTACGGGATCTGGAGCGGCGACCTGAGCGGGGACGGCCGCCCGGAGATTGTGCTGGGGGGCAACCTGCACGAGGTGAAGCCGATCGCAGGACCGTATGACGGAAGCTTCGGCGTGGTGCTGACTGCAGGAGAAACGGGGGAGCTGACCGCTTATCATCCGGAGCAGAGCGGGTTTCGGGTGCGCGGGGCGGTGCGCCGGATCGCGGCAGTGGAGGGCGCCGAAGGACAGAAGTGGCTGATCACCGTACGCAATAACGACACTCCGGTTCTCTTTAAAATGAATCAATCTGAAGAACCGTAAATCGCACCTTATTAAGGTTAAAAATAGGTAAAGGGATCACCCATTTGTTTGCATAATTACCGAATCTTCATTATCTGTATGAGTCAGAGTAAACCTACATAAAACCAGCAAAATCATATTGTTTACATGAGTAAAAAAACAAAATTAGGAATGGTAGGCGGAAGCCTCGACGCTTTTATTGGAGAGGTGCACCGAAAAGCCGCAGCAATGGATGGAAAGTTTGAGCTTGTTTGCGGTGCGTTTAGCAGCAGTCCTGAAAAATCGAAGAAAACAGGCGAAGCGCTGTCACTCGATTCATCCAGAGTGTATGGCTCGTACAAAGAGATGATCGAAAAAGAGAGCCAGCTTCCTGAGAACGAGCGAATGGAAGCGGTTTCTATTGTTACGCCAAATCATGTGCATTTTGAGCCGGCAAAACTCGCCCTGGAAAATGGGTTCCACGTTATTATTGATAAACCCATTACGTTCTCGCTGGAAGAAGCGAAACAATTGAAAAAAATCGTGGATTCTACAGGAAACATCCTGGCTCTTACGCATACGTACACCGGTTACCCGATGGTAAAGCAGGCCCGTCATATGGTTGCTACCGGACAGCTGGGTAAAATCAGAAAAATTTACGTGGAATATCCACAGGGATGGTTGTCAACCCCGCTGGAAGATGAGGGAAATAAACAGGCATCCTGGCGGACAGATCCCGAAAAATCGGGAGCAGGTGGCGCAATTGGCGATATCGGAACACATGCCGCAAATCTTGCTGAATATGTAAGCGGACTGAATATCACCCAGATATCAGCTGATGTAAACATTTACGTCGAAAACCGTCGGCTGGATGATGACTCAGCCGCGCTGCTGAAGTTCGAAAATGATGCTTCCGGCGTATTGATGGCAACACAGATCGCTGCGGGTGAAGAGAACGATCTTAAGCTTAGAGTTTATGGCGAAAAGGGCGGTGTGAAATGGATTCATTCCGATCCCAACTCCCTGCATTACAAAACTCTGGATGGCCCGTACCAAACTCTTCGGGCCGGAACAGGATACCTTGCGGATAGTATCGCAAAATTCACGCGAACTCCTGCCGGTCATCCCGAAGGATATCTCGAAGCGTTTGCCAATATCTATCTTGAATTTCACAACGCCGTCTCCGATTTCAAAAACGGAAATTTCAGTTCTATCGAAGATTACGATTTTCCGGGAGCCGATGATGGAATCCGCGGAATGGCTTTTGTTGATACGATGCTCGAATCAAATAAATCAGAAACTAAATGGACACCGTTTAAAAAATGAAAACTATAAAAGGACCCGCAATATTTTTAGCTCAGTTTGTTGACGATGAAGCCCCTTACAACGATATAATTTCAATCTGTGAATGGGCAGCTTCTCTCGGATATAAAGGCGTTCAGATTCCAACATGGGAATCGCGGCTGATTGACCTCGAAAAGGTCGCCGAAAGCAAAACGTACGCTGATGAGTACAAAGGAAAAATTGAAGAGACCGGAGTAGAGATCACCGAACTTTCAACCCATCTTCAGGGACAACTGGTTGCCGTAAATCCCGCATATGATGTGATGTTTGATGGATTTGCGCCAGAAGAAGTTCACGGCAAGCCGAAAGAGCGCCAGAAATGGGCGGAGAATCAGCTTAAAATGTCCGCTAAGGCAAGTGCAAATCTTGGCTTAAATGCTCACGCATCATTTTCCGGAGCGTTAATGTGGCACACGGTATATCCCTGGCCGCAGCGTCCCGCCGGACTGGTTGAAGACGGATTTGCTGAACTCGCAAAACTGTGGAAACCGATCCTCAACGAGTTTGATGAACACGGCGTGGATGTATGCTACGAACTTCATCCCGGAGAAGATCTGCATGACGGCGTGACGTACGAACGTTTCCTGGAAGCGACCGGTGATCACCCACGGGCACGTATCCTTTATGATCCGAGTCACTTTATCCTTCAGCAGCTTGACTACCTCGCATTTATCGATATCTACAAGGATTACATCAAATCGTTTCATGTGAAGGATGCCGAGTTCAATCCAACCGGAAGAGCCGGGGTTTATGGCGGCTACGAAAGCTGGATCGACCGGCCCGGCAGATTCCGTTCCATTGGTGACGGACAGATCGATTTCAACGGCATCTTCACTAAACTTTCTCAGTATGATATCGATTGCTGGGCAGTTCTGGAATGGGAGTGCTGCATCAAACATCCCGAGCAGGGCGCGATCGAAGGCGCACAAATCATTCAGGATCACATCATCCGGGTGACGGAAAAAGCGTTCGACGATTTCGCAGGAGCCGGAAGCGACACCGAACTGAACAAAAAAATACTCGGTGTGAAATAAACCCGGGTTCAAATTTCAACTTCAGATCAAAAGAGAGCTGTACGATCTGCGTGCGGCTCTCTTTTTTATATACAACTTTTAGTCTTTGGTACCAGGTCGTTTACCAATAATTTCATTTTGATTCCGGTTTGATTTAGTTGTAACTATCCAGATATGGCAATACGATATTCAGAATTATTATTACTCTCTCTTTCCTTATTTCTGATTTTATTTTTTGCCGGCTGCAGCAGTGAAGCGGATACACATTTTTCACTTCTGTCCACCTCCAAAACAAATATCGATTTTGAAAACCAGGTTACGAGTACGCCTGAGTTTAACATCGTAAACTACATGTATTTTTATGATGGTGCCGGAGTTGCAGCCGGTGACCTGAATAACAATGGCCTGCCGGATCTCTTTTTCGTGGGAAACGAAGAACCGAATAAACTATATTTCAACCGGGGAGATTTTCAGTTTGAAGATGTCACCGAAACGACCGGGGTTGGCGGCGATCCCGGTTCGTGGTCAACCGGCGTGACCATGGCTGATGTGACCGGAAACGGTTACCTGGATATCTACATCAGCCGGGTCAACTATCTTACGAAATCAGGGCCAAATCAATTTTTTGTGAATAACGGCGATGGCACATTCACCGAACGGGCAGCTGACTATGGCATCGATTTTGAAGGATATTCCACGCAGGCTGCTTTTTTTGACTATAACAAAAATGGCCGGCTCGATCTTTTTATCCTGAACCATTCGTTTCACAGCGAAAGAACGTATGGTCCGGTTGATGTACTCCGCGATATTCACGATCCAAAAGCTGGTGACCGGCTTTTTCGAAATGAAGGAGATCATTTTACCGATGTAACGGAAGAAGCGGGAATCATAAGCAGTGCTCTGGGATACGGCCTGGGCCTGGCGATCAGCGACATCAACAAAAACGGCTGGCCCGATATTTACATCGGCAACGATTTTCATGAAAATGATTATCTCTACATCAATAACGGGGACGGCACATTTACCGAATCACTTTATGAATCGATCGGCCATACAAGCGGATCATCCATGGGAAATGATATTGCCGACATCACAAATGACGGTTATCCCGACATCGTATCCCTGGATATGATGCCGGAAGATCACAACTCATTTATGAGATCAGGCGGACCGGATCTGACTGTTGTAGCCGAAACCAAGGCTAATTTTGGATTTGGTGATAAAAATGCCCGAAACACCGTTCAGATTCACCGGGGAATGGCGCCCGATGGTCGTCCGGTTTTCAGCGAACTTGCCTTCACCCTCGGAATGGCAAAGACAGACTGGAGCTGGGCATCCCTTTTTGCTGATTTTGATAACAGCGGTTATAAAGACCTTTTTATAAGTAACGGTATGGTGCGCAGACCGAATGACCTGGATTATATCCGGCGTGTCGGGGATTTTCGGGAACGGAGTACGGAAGGAACCGTATCGGACGAAGAGTTTGAATCGATTCAGTTCATGCCGCCGATCTATATTCCGAATTACATCTACAAAAATCATGGAGAACTTCAGTTTGAAAATACCACGGAAGAGTGGGGGATAGATCAGCCATCATACTCCAGCGGTGCTGTACATGCGGATCTGAACGGCAATGGAATGCTCGATCTTGTTGTAAGTAATGTTAATATGCAAACTTTTGTATATCGAAATAATGCTGAGGTTGACTCTCTTCACAATTATCTGAAAGTCTCCTTTTCCGGCAGCCGGATGAACAGCACTGGAATCGGGACGAAAGTTATACTGTACAAAAATGATGAAATTTTCTACCAGGAGCAGTATCCCACCCGTGGATTTCAATCTTCGGTGGATCATGTCCTCCATTTTGGGCTTGGGTCTCATGCTGAAATCGATTCACTCTTGGTCGTCTGGCCGGATGACACATACCAGACCATTTATGATATCTCATCAAACCAAAAGCTAAGTCTCGATCATCAGGATGCCGGCGGGA
Proteins encoded in this window:
- a CDS encoding VCBS repeat-containing protein, with product MAIRYSELLLLSLSLFLILFFAGCSSEADTHFSLLSTSKTNIDFENQVTSTPEFNIVNYMYFYDGAGVAAGDLNNNGLPDLFFVGNEEPNKLYFNRGDFQFEDVTETTGVGGDPGSWSTGVTMADVTGNGYLDIYISRVNYLTKSGPNQFFVNNGDGTFTERAADYGIDFEGYSTQAAFFDYNKNGRLDLFILNHSFHSERTYGPVDVLRDIHDPKAGDRLFRNEGDHFTDVTEEAGIISSALGYGLGLAISDINKNGWPDIYIGNDFHENDYLYINNGDGTFTESLYESIGHTSGSSMGNDIADITNDGYPDIVSLDMMPEDHNSFMRSGGPDLTVVAETKANFGFGDKNARNTVQIHRGMAPDGRPVFSELAFTLGMAKTDWSWASLFADFDNSGYKDLFISNGMVRRPNDLDYIRRVGDFRERSTEGTVSDEEFESIQFMPPIYIPNYIYKNHGELQFENTTEEWGIDQPSYSSGAVHADLNGNGMLDLVVSNVNMQTFVYRNNAEVDSLHNYLKVSFSGSRMNSTGIGTKVILYKNDEIFYQEQYPTRGFQSSVDHVLHFGLGSHAEIDSLLVVWPDDTYQTIYDISSNQKLSLDHQDAGGSFDYTRLHRSYENALVENVTHDFSIDFEHQENTHNDFSQEPLIPYKMSRMGPAVGIGDVTGNGRDDIFMGNAHRNRSVLYLQNEAGDFTSSNETLFTADARYEDVSAHFFDATGNGSLDLYVVSGGGQLFETNELFMDRLYINDGDGSFERSEGRLPDLRNNGSVAVSSDFNGDGSLDLFVGARSRPWYYGVSPENVLLQNDGTGRFQDVTDEAAPGLRDIGMITDAAWADITGNGYDDLILAGEWMPVTVFENRGGNLVNITEDLGFNELSGLWQSITVDDLNGNGDLDIIAGNFGTNSRLQADEDHPLKLFVNDFDESGYTSGLISRRVDGKDVPFEQLDELLQEFPQLTQQITSYVDFASKSVQELFGREAIDDAQTLEIRELRSMIFWNTGDGSFDVQPLPVMAQSFPINAVEIHEDSENRKHLLAAGNHYHVKPSMGGRQDAGYGLHLIYDPEIGFKTLNLQESGFFTEGVARSINTVDIGGEMYYLVGKNNSAPELFRFTE
- a CDS encoding Gfo/Idh/MocA family protein is translated as MSKKTKLGMVGGSLDAFIGEVHRKAAAMDGKFELVCGAFSSSPEKSKKTGEALSLDSSRVYGSYKEMIEKESQLPENERMEAVSIVTPNHVHFEPAKLALENGFHVIIDKPITFSLEEAKQLKKIVDSTGNILALTHTYTGYPMVKQARHMVATGQLGKIRKIYVEYPQGWLSTPLEDEGNKQASWRTDPEKSGAGGAIGDIGTHAANLAEYVSGLNITQISADVNIYVENRRLDDDSAALLKFENDASGVLMATQIAAGEENDLKLRVYGEKGGVKWIHSDPNSLHYKTLDGPYQTLRAGTGYLADSIAKFTRTPAGHPEGYLEAFANIYLEFHNAVSDFKNGNFSSIEDYDFPGADDGIRGMAFVDTMLESNKSETKWTPFKK
- a CDS encoding VCBS repeat-containing protein, which encodes MEIMKLLGDNRISYVAFIISILIFSASCTSETHDEVLFEKLSQDQTGIDFENKLSFDPDFNIYRYRNFYNGGGVAAGDISGNGLPDLFFIGNMEPNRLYLNKGDFTFEDVTEYAGVAGSMGWSTGVSLVDINGNGLLDIYVTNSGLFDEDERRNELFINNGDLTFTESAAEYGLDDPGFAIHAIFFDYDGDGDLDMYLLNNSNRAISSFDISENLRDVRDEHGGDKLFRNDNGTFVDVSEEAGIYGSEIGFSLSASIADINRNGLPDIYVANDFFERDYLYLNNGDGTFREVLDEQMRSISAASMGSDIGDLNNNGWPDIYVSDMLPQSNRRLKTMTTFEDWDRYTEKVEYDYGHQFTRNAFQMNNGDGTFSEVSRLTETEATDWSWAVLIADFDHSGHNDIYVTNGLLQDITNLDYLGDIRSPDMVRSIVTGEGADFEELINIIPSEPVGNVLFSGEGEMGFRDRSEAWGLGEPGFSSGAAWADLNGDGALDLVVSDVNGPARIYRNRTAELRPEYRWLRVDLEGKAPNTQAIGAQLQVWAGGRQWYREQMLQRGFQSSVEPGLFVGLGETTRVDSLVLRWPDGQTSRAADLELPARITLRQAEAEDRPAPPPGLAVLPGDFQNLQVSEAERRSWQRSGAEDLKELSECETCKSPDIGAEIHDTDADRTPENAGALSGQRSGPEAHSSDSGRNAKERALPGRPLLQPAELPPLSDRAHERYPYSDFTRERLLVHMRSSEGPALCTGDVTGNGQSDVYIGGARGQSGALYLQDGGGFREQTPASLTGDAASEDTDCALFDATGNGHLDLYVASGGNSFSSSSSALMDRLYYGDGSGGFERSGQVLPTRSRYVSSSTVAVGDLTGNGHADLFVGERLRLFSVGLPAGGYLLEGDGQGQFRDVTGQWAPELGELGMITSAVWTDWTGDGRDDLVITGEWMSPKVFANRGGRLENISADLGLEEVTGWWNAVHAADLSGNGLPDLVLGGHGLNSQFRASEESPVRMWAGDLQGNGMVEQLLSMPREGRDYPVALRHDLIDEIPTLREAYPDYASYGGQTVQDVIEAGGLSPSVELQAAELASVVVWNEGGGQVRVERLPLRAQLSPVYGIWSGDLSGDGRPEIVLGGNLHEVKPIAGPYDGSFGVVLTAGETGELTAYHPEQSGFRVRGAVRRIAAVEGAEGQKWLITVRNNDTPVLFKMNQSEEP
- a CDS encoding sugar phosphate isomerase/epimerase — translated: MKTIKGPAIFLAQFVDDEAPYNDIISICEWAASLGYKGVQIPTWESRLIDLEKVAESKTYADEYKGKIEETGVEITELSTHLQGQLVAVNPAYDVMFDGFAPEEVHGKPKERQKWAENQLKMSAKASANLGLNAHASFSGALMWHTVYPWPQRPAGLVEDGFAELAKLWKPILNEFDEHGVDVCYELHPGEDLHDGVTYERFLEATGDHPRARILYDPSHFILQQLDYLAFIDIYKDYIKSFHVKDAEFNPTGRAGVYGGYESWIDRPGRFRSIGDGQIDFNGIFTKLSQYDIDCWAVLEWECCIKHPEQGAIEGAQIIQDHIIRVTEKAFDDFAGAGSDTELNKKILGVK